A region from the Nostoc sp. HK-01 genome encodes:
- a CDS encoding radical SAM domain-containing protein produces the protein MTVQLNSFEKQIPVAANLATTPITKKARYVPIHHRRILCIFPKYSRSFGTFHHAYPLMGNVRAFMPPQGILIVAAYLPQEWEVRFIDENLHPAKKADYQWADVVIVSGMHIQKPQINQINQLAHREGKITVLGGPSVSGCPEYYPDFDILHLGELGDASDRLIEYLDQNHERPPQQIRFETQERLPLTEFPTPAYHLVNLNHYFLANVQFSSGCPYRCEFCDIPELYGRNPRMKTPEQVLAELDAMRKSGNLGAVYFVDDNFVGDRRAAMQLLPHLIDWQKRNGYPIQFACEATLNLAQSPKLLAMMREAYFCTVFCGIETPETEALHSISKDQNLSMPILEAIKVLNSYGMEVVSGIIIGLDTDTPETADRILEFIRLSQIPMLTINLLHALPRTPLWRRLEAEGRLVFDESRESNVEFLLPYQQVVEMWRRCITQAYQPEFLYQRFAYNMEHTYPNRIAVPNSPARTSWANIRKGLTYLTNILLRVGVFANYRQVFWQMAKPALKSGNIENLIHVGLVGHHLIKFAQECAENEESASFYSQKIRS, from the coding sequence ATGACTGTGCAACTAAATTCTTTTGAGAAACAAATCCCTGTGGCTGCTAATTTAGCAACTACTCCTATCACTAAAAAAGCCCGTTACGTTCCCATACATCATCGGCGGATTCTCTGCATCTTCCCCAAGTACAGTCGCTCTTTTGGCACGTTTCATCATGCTTATCCATTGATGGGTAATGTTCGGGCTTTTATGCCACCTCAAGGTATTTTGATTGTGGCTGCCTATTTACCCCAAGAATGGGAAGTACGCTTTATTGATGAAAATTTGCACCCAGCCAAAAAAGCTGATTATCAATGGGCGGATGTGGTGATTGTGAGTGGAATGCACATCCAAAAACCGCAGATTAATCAAATTAATCAACTGGCTCACCGCGAAGGCAAAATCACAGTTTTGGGAGGCCCTTCGGTGTCTGGTTGTCCAGAATATTATCCTGACTTTGATATTTTACATTTAGGTGAATTGGGAGATGCCAGCGATCGCCTGATTGAGTATCTCGACCAAAATCATGAACGTCCGCCACAACAAATTCGGTTTGAAACTCAAGAACGTTTGCCCTTAACTGAGTTCCCCACTCCGGCTTATCATTTGGTGAATCTCAATCATTATTTTCTCGCAAATGTCCAGTTCTCTAGCGGTTGTCCTTATCGCTGCGAGTTTTGTGATATTCCCGAACTCTATGGCAGAAATCCACGGATGAAAACCCCAGAGCAAGTTTTAGCGGAACTTGATGCGATGCGAAAATCTGGGAATTTAGGCGCAGTGTATTTTGTTGATGATAACTTTGTTGGCGATCGCCGTGCGGCAATGCAGTTGCTACCTCACTTAATTGACTGGCAAAAGCGCAATGGTTATCCGATTCAATTTGCCTGTGAAGCAACTCTCAACCTCGCGCAAAGTCCAAAATTATTGGCGATGATGCGCGAAGCCTATTTTTGTACTGTATTTTGTGGGATAGAAACCCCAGAAACAGAGGCGTTGCACTCTATTTCTAAAGACCAAAATCTCAGTATGCCCATCTTAGAAGCTATTAAGGTTTTGAATAGCTATGGCATGGAAGTTGTATCAGGTATCATCATCGGTTTAGATACAGATACACCAGAAACCGCAGACCGAATTCTCGAATTTATTCGGCTGTCACAAATTCCTATGTTGACAATTAATCTACTTCACGCTCTACCAAGAACTCCCTTATGGCGGAGATTAGAAGCAGAAGGGCGGCTCGTCTTTGATGAAAGTCGGGAATCAAATGTGGAGTTTTTGCTACCTTATCAGCAAGTTGTGGAAATGTGGCGACGTTGTATCACGCAAGCATATCAGCCAGAGTTTTTATATCAGCGGTTTGCCTACAATATGGAGCATACTTACCCCAACCGCATCGCTGTACCTAATAGCCCGGCTCGGACTTCTTGGGCAAATATTCGCAAAGGCTTAACTTATTTAACTAATATTTTGTTGCGTGTCGGTGTATTTGCTAACTATCGCCAAGTTTTTTGGCAAATGGCTAAACCAGCACTGAAATCAGGGAATATTGAGAACTTAATTCATGTGGGACTAGTTGGACATCATCTGATTAAGTTTGCTCAAGAATGTGCCGAAAACGAAGAATCAGCTTCGTTTTATTCCCAAAAAATTCGTTCTTAG
- a CDS encoding putative transglycosylase: MLKQLKKNQVPLIIGAAVFAFSAGAMVSAPEIGKTVGQWLKIGKNQPEQLSEANKVKSAVFPLVAQSPVERAGKLEAIAKGFASADRNRARYLLASDLLETRDAQQALDLLADLEKDYPVLAPYILLKQAQAQDILGEQGKASDLRQKVLKSYPKAAAAAKALYLIGQPETQDTAIAQFPSHPLTWEIIRQRLQKNPNQPQLKLILAKYAYNQPGIVGILDQLVKQPNLKPADWETIGTAYWENTQFRKAAIAYTQAPKTPQNLYRIGRGLQIGGQSQDREKAIATYKQLVQQFTDAQETGTALLRLADTAKTRKDAIPYLNQVIEQFPEQAPTALATKAKILPGLNDQKSAQQAWDLLLSKYGNSDEAAEYRWKIALDKAKANDYVTAWEWAQPITTNNPNSILAPRAGFWVGKWAIKLGKQQEAKTAFEYVISQFPQSYYAWRSANILGLNVGNFNNVRQLTPEVVPHLRPVPTAGSDTFKELYLLGQDRDAWLQWETEFLNKKQPTVAEQFTEGLMRLARGENLSGIDIISKLEDREIPEEQAQYQALSKQIIYWQARYPFPYLKEIEKWSAEQKLNPLLVTALIRQESRFEAKIKSVAGATGLMQVLPSTGKWIASKNNLDGSKLDLSIPSDNILLGTLYLDYTHQQYGNNSLLAIASYNAGPGNVSKWLQTLPKEDPDEFVEEIPFDETKNYVRQVFGNYWNYLRLYNPEISGVVAKYSTEHPKLPTQ, from the coding sequence ATGCTGAAGCAACTTAAGAAAAACCAGGTTCCTTTAATTATTGGCGCGGCAGTATTTGCCTTTTCAGCTGGGGCAATGGTGTCCGCACCTGAGATTGGCAAAACAGTGGGTCAATGGCTCAAAATAGGTAAAAATCAGCCAGAACAGCTATCAGAAGCGAATAAAGTCAAATCTGCTGTATTCCCACTGGTAGCGCAATCTCCAGTGGAAAGAGCCGGAAAATTAGAAGCGATCGCCAAAGGATTTGCTTCAGCTGACCGCAATCGCGCCCGCTATCTTTTAGCTAGTGATTTACTTGAAACTAGAGATGCTCAACAAGCCCTAGATTTACTGGCAGACTTGGAAAAAGACTATCCTGTGTTAGCGCCCTACATATTGCTGAAACAAGCCCAAGCACAGGATATTTTAGGCGAACAAGGCAAGGCTTCCGATCTGCGGCAAAAAGTGCTGAAATCTTACCCCAAAGCAGCGGCGGCGGCGAAAGCGCTGTACTTAATTGGTCAACCAGAAACTCAAGATACGGCGATCGCGCAATTTCCCTCCCACCCCCTCACCTGGGAAATTATTCGTCAACGCTTGCAAAAAAATCCCAATCAGCCCCAATTAAAATTAATCTTGGCCAAATATGCTTACAATCAACCAGGAATAGTTGGGATATTAGATCAGCTGGTGAAACAGCCAAATCTCAAACCCGCAGACTGGGAGACAATTGGCACAGCGTATTGGGAAAATACCCAATTTCGCAAAGCAGCGATCGCCTATACTCAAGCACCAAAAACACCTCAAAATCTCTACCGCATAGGACGGGGGTTGCAGATAGGTGGTCAAAGCCAAGATCGAGAAAAAGCGATCGCCACATACAAGCAACTAGTACAACAATTCACCGATGCTCAAGAAACGGGAACTGCATTATTACGTTTAGCAGACACGGCCAAAACCCGCAAAGATGCCATACCCTATCTCAATCAAGTCATAGAGCAATTCCCAGAACAAGCACCCACAGCCCTAGCCACCAAAGCTAAAATTCTTCCCGGTCTAAATGATCAAAAATCGGCGCAACAAGCCTGGGATTTATTGTTGAGCAAGTATGGTAACTCTGATGAAGCCGCAGAATATCGCTGGAAAATTGCCCTAGATAAAGCCAAAGCTAACGATTACGTCACCGCTTGGGAATGGGCGCAACCAATTACCACAAATAACCCTAATAGTATTTTGGCTCCCAGAGCCGGATTTTGGGTAGGTAAATGGGCGATAAAACTGGGCAAGCAACAAGAAGCTAAAACCGCCTTTGAGTACGTAATTAGCCAGTTTCCTCAATCTTATTATGCCTGGCGATCGGCTAATATTCTGGGGTTGAATGTCGGCAACTTTAACAATGTGCGCCAACTCACTCCTGAAGTTGTTCCGCACCTGCGTCCAGTTCCCACTGCTGGTTCCGACACCTTCAAAGAATTGTATTTGTTAGGACAAGACCGTGATGCTTGGTTGCAATGGGAAACCGAATTTCTCAACAAAAAACAGCCCACAGTTGCCGAACAATTCACTGAAGGTTTGATGCGTCTAGCTAGGGGAGAAAATCTTTCGGGAATAGACATTATTTCTAAATTGGAAGATCGAGAAATACCCGAAGAACAAGCGCAATATCAAGCCTTAAGTAAACAAATCATTTACTGGCAAGCTCGTTATCCATTTCCCTATCTCAAAGAAATTGAAAAATGGTCTGCCGAACAGAAACTTAATCCTTTACTAGTTACTGCTTTAATCCGTCAAGAATCGCGGTTTGAGGCTAAGATTAAATCCGTTGCTGGGGCTACAGGGTTAATGCAGGTACTACCCAGTACAGGGAAATGGATAGCCTCAAAAAATAATTTGGACGGTAGCAAACTTGATTTAAGCATTCCCAGCGACAATATTCTATTGGGTACATTGTATTTGGATTATACCCATCAGCAGTATGGCAATAATTCGTTGTTAGCTATAGCTAGTTATAATGCTGGCCCTGGCAATGTTTCTAAATGGCTGCAAACTCTTCCCAAAGAAGACCCCGATGAATTTGTCGAAGAAATTCCCTTTGATGAAACCAAAAATTATGTGCGTCAAGTTTTTGGTAATTATTGGAATTATCTGCGACTTTACAACCCCGAAATTTCTGGTGTAGTGGCAAAATATTCAACAGAACACCCAAAATTGCCCACCCAGTGA
- a CDS encoding WD-40 repeat-containing protein: MVEHTQADIKSANQRALRSLSRAISLSRGQFSVVLVCCNYRVLQAQILQQLEATSPGSIKQLVLPHNVRSLYSTIHVQLRIDEQQPAALNILGLESVERIDDLLSSINQIRDEFPKRHSFPMIFWVNDQVLQKVVRLAPDFASWAATPIRFEMTTTQLQDFLRQETDSLFATVLPTQHQDSQGTEQYSTLEQVWEHNDELHFAIQELRHRGITLEPQLYASLEFVFGLDNYVGDRIQRALTHFQQSLRIWQQLALENESDNFNQSIPNTWNTELDILSNHTSPLVRQGVLLYYLGLCYSRLAEQNQIENRRCWDESKSYLQQSCNVLQLAQRPDIVAEFISQLAEVLEHLQEWSELQTVAQKSLELHQIYGSQIQLACDYGFLAQVALQQSRWMQASILAHVSLLKLGEAQRHGASHQYLFPLLLAQIYYLVLAEAQQSLGDDKIANEYLDKAAQELPNALENSAHQYNAHRYIRLLRTLRSLYFAAGRYLEAYTIRQKRRSVEQQYGFRAFIGAGRLQPQRQATNPALMSPSGTSSVALEIAASGREGDINNLIGKISRADQKLMVIHGQSGVGKSSTVSAGLVPALQNRTVGDQIAVPVVIQVYTDWVREFGKALTTAMSQVNGEEVLEIAASNLNIPTTTADILAKLTANANNHFITVLIFDQFEEFFFTCIQLAQRQEFDRFLRDCLNISFVKIIFSLREDYLYRLLEFKNLSALEAIDYNILDKNIRYQLNNFSPEYAKVIIQKLTERSQMNLEPALIEALVEDLSADLGEVRPIELQVVGAQLQDERINTLSQYQPYRPNKLIERYIKELIKDCGPENERIALLVLYLLTDETNQRPFKTRAELATEIAELEDASKLELVLNILVSSGLVVLFPDVPERYQLIHDYLVDLIRYLQEQESSLQVKLDQLRRKVDQSESEIERLKIELRQKKQQVRLPDAQPQQSLDLVTELRELRKREELSQLEIEQLRSVLKEKELTAQLAEAKEKQRINETRLNRSLKVALSVAFLAIFGLSISIITVLDSEIKTLSVSSEALFASQKGIDALKEGIKAGRKLQQALWVDSSTRQQVQTALYQAVSGERESNRLESHTGGVNSAVFSGDNALIVTGSADNSIKLWRADGTLLKTLWGHQDIVNSVSFSPDGQIIASGSQDMTVRLWSREGKPLKTLQGHTAVVNSVSFSPDGQIIASASTDNTVKLWSRDGKLLRTLTGHQSSVLDVAWSPDSQTIASASADKTIKLWNREGELLKSWQAHDDAVKSLAWSGDGQIIVSGSLDQTIKLWNIQGKLIKTFSGHTAGITSVSFSPDNHTIASASIDETVKLWSPQGLLLGTLRGHNNWVNSVRFSSDSGTLISAGRDKTVKLWHWDNVLLRNPKNDQADWITSISFSPDSRNIAAASRDSTVKILNSKGELLRTLQGHQGQVWGVAWSPDGQNIASASKDKTVKIWQRDGKLLHTLTGHRDTVLGVAWSGDGQIIASASKDATVKLWSRDGKLLHTLKGHRDAVNWVDFSPDGKLLASASDDKTVMIWSRNGKRQKILNRHNRPVNGVAWSTDGQTLASASIDSTIKIWSRDGQLLNDIPGDGDSFISVNFSPDSKTIVAASDDKLKLWNRDGILLIALKGDKDELTSVTFSPDGKTLAAGSGKGMVIFRPLADIKLEHLLRRGCDLLHDYLQTNPKVSQSDRALCFKY; the protein is encoded by the coding sequence ATGGTTGAACACACACAAGCGGACATAAAATCTGCTAACCAGCGGGCGTTGCGGAGTTTAAGCAGAGCAATTTCTCTGTCACGGGGACAATTCTCGGTAGTTTTGGTGTGTTGCAACTATCGCGTCTTGCAAGCACAAATACTGCAACAATTAGAAGCGACTTCTCCAGGTTCTATCAAACAACTCGTTTTACCCCACAATGTGAGAAGTCTTTACAGCACCATTCATGTTCAACTGCGTATTGATGAACAGCAACCAGCTGCATTAAATATCTTGGGTTTAGAGTCAGTAGAACGGATTGATGATTTACTGAGTTCGATTAATCAAATCCGCGATGAATTTCCTAAACGTCATTCATTCCCGATGATTTTTTGGGTGAATGATCAAGTATTGCAAAAAGTAGTGCGGTTAGCGCCAGATTTTGCGAGTTGGGCGGCGACACCAATTCGTTTTGAAATGACGACAACTCAATTACAAGATTTTTTGCGCCAAGAAACAGATTCGCTATTTGCTACAGTTTTACCTACACAGCATCAAGATAGCCAAGGTACAGAACAATATTCTACTTTAGAGCAAGTCTGGGAACATAACGATGAACTCCACTTTGCCATTCAGGAATTGCGCCATCGGGGAATTACCTTAGAACCGCAACTATACGCCAGTTTAGAATTTGTTTTTGGGTTAGATAATTATGTTGGCGATCGCATTCAGCGAGCCTTAACTCATTTTCAGCAAAGCTTAAGAATTTGGCAACAATTAGCATTAGAAAATGAGTCAGATAATTTTAACCAAAGCATTCCCAATACCTGGAATACAGAATTAGATATTCTCAGTAATCATACTTCGCCTTTAGTGCGTCAAGGAGTATTACTTTATTATTTAGGATTATGTTATTCTCGCCTCGCCGAACAAAATCAAATTGAAAACCGCCGCTGTTGGGATGAATCTAAATCTTATTTACAGCAATCATGCAATGTTTTGCAGTTAGCACAACGACCAGATATAGTAGCCGAATTTATTAGCCAACTGGCTGAAGTTTTGGAACATTTGCAAGAGTGGTCAGAGTTACAAACTGTAGCGCAAAAATCTTTAGAACTGCATCAAATTTATGGGAGTCAAATTCAACTTGCTTGTGATTATGGGTTTTTGGCGCAAGTGGCTTTGCAGCAGTCGCGGTGGATGCAGGCGAGTATTTTAGCTCATGTATCTTTATTGAAATTAGGAGAAGCTCAAAGACATGGCGCTTCTCATCAATATTTATTTCCCTTATTGTTGGCGCAAATTTATTATTTAGTTTTAGCCGAAGCCCAACAAAGTTTAGGCGATGATAAAATTGCCAATGAATATTTAGATAAAGCGGCGCAAGAACTACCCAACGCGTTAGAAAATAGCGCCCATCAATATAATGCCCATCGTTATATTCGCTTATTACGGACGCTGCGATCGCTTTATTTTGCCGCTGGGCGCTATTTAGAAGCTTATACTATCAGACAAAAACGGCGTTCTGTTGAGCAGCAATACGGCTTCCGCGCTTTTATTGGGGCGGGACGTTTGCAACCCCAAAGACAAGCAACTAACCCCGCTTTAATGTCACCCTCTGGTACTAGTAGCGTCGCCTTAGAAATTGCGGCTTCCGGGCGAGAAGGCGATATTAATAACTTAATTGGCAAAATTAGCCGCGCTGACCAAAAGCTGATGGTGATTCACGGTCAGTCAGGTGTCGGTAAAAGTTCCACCGTTAGCGCTGGACTAGTACCAGCATTACAAAATCGTACAGTAGGCGATCAAATTGCCGTACCTGTCGTCATCCAAGTTTACACAGATTGGGTACGAGAATTTGGGAAAGCTTTAACTACGGCGATGTCTCAAGTTAACGGCGAAGAAGTCTTAGAAATAGCCGCATCTAACCTCAACATCCCCACAACTACCGCCGATATTTTGGCAAAATTAACCGCAAATGCGAATAATCATTTCATTACAGTGTTAATTTTTGACCAATTTGAAGAATTTTTCTTTACTTGTATTCAATTAGCTCAAAGACAAGAATTTGATAGATTTTTGCGAGATTGCTTGAATATTTCCTTCGTTAAAATTATCTTTTCCCTCAGAGAAGATTATTTATATCGGTTGTTAGAATTTAAAAATCTCTCGGCATTAGAAGCAATTGATTATAATATCCTCGATAAAAATATTCGTTATCAATTAAATAATTTCTCCCCTGAATATGCCAAAGTCATTATTCAAAAATTAACCGAGCGATCGCAGATGAATTTAGAACCTGCATTAATTGAGGCTTTGGTAGAAGATTTATCAGCAGATCTGGGCGAAGTTAGACCAATTGAGTTGCAAGTTGTCGGCGCACAACTCCAAGATGAGAGAATTAATACTTTATCGCAATATCAACCATATCGACCTAATAAACTAATTGAGCGTTATATTAAAGAATTAATCAAAGATTGCGGCCCAGAAAATGAACGAATCGCTTTACTAGTTTTATATTTACTCACCGATGAAACTAATCAAAGACCTTTTAAAACTCGTGCAGAATTAGCCACAGAAATTGCTGAATTAGAAGATGCTAGTAAGTTAGAGTTAGTGTTAAATATTTTAGTCAGTTCTGGGTTAGTAGTTTTATTTCCTGATGTGCCAGAGCGCTATCAATTAATTCATGATTACTTAGTAGATTTGATTCGCTACTTGCAAGAACAAGAATCTAGTTTACAAGTCAAACTTGATCAGTTACGCCGCAAAGTTGACCAAAGTGAATCGGAAATTGAGCGACTCAAAATCGAACTTCGCCAAAAAAAGCAACAAGTTAGACTCCCAGATGCTCAACCACAGCAAAGTTTAGATTTAGTCACAGAACTGCGAGAATTACGCAAGCGGGAAGAATTAAGTCAGTTAGAAATTGAACAATTACGGTCGGTGCTGAAAGAAAAAGAATTAACAGCACAACTAGCAGAAGCTAAAGAAAAACAACGAATTAACGAAACGCGATTAAATCGTTCTTTGAAAGTTGCTTTATCTGTAGCATTTTTAGCTATCTTTGGTTTATCAATTTCCATCATCACAGTTTTAGATAGCGAAATTAAAACCCTGAGTGTTTCTAGTGAAGCTTTGTTTGCTTCCCAAAAAGGTATCGATGCTTTAAAAGAAGGAATAAAAGCTGGGAGAAAATTACAACAAGCTTTGTGGGTAGATTCTTCAACTAGACAGCAGGTGCAGACGGCACTGTATCAAGCAGTTTCGGGAGAGAGGGAGTCTAACAGATTAGAGAGTCACACAGGTGGGGTGAATAGTGCTGTATTTAGTGGCGATAACGCTTTAATTGTCACCGGTAGCGCCGATAATAGCATTAAACTCTGGCGTGCCGATGGTACTTTGCTCAAAACCCTTTGGGGACATCAAGATATAGTCAATAGTGTAAGTTTTAGTCCCGATGGGCAAATTATTGCCTCTGGTAGTCAAGATATGACCGTTAGATTATGGAGTCGGGAAGGTAAACCACTCAAAACGCTCCAAGGTCATACAGCTGTAGTTAATAGTGTAAGTTTTAGTCCTGATGGGCAAATTATTGCCTCAGCTAGTACCGACAACACCGTGAAATTGTGGAGTCGTGACGGCAAATTACTCCGCACCTTAACTGGACATCAAAGTTCAGTATTAGATGTAGCATGGTCGCCAGACAGTCAAACTATTGCCTCTGCTAGTGCTGATAAAACTATCAAGCTGTGGAACAGAGAAGGTGAATTACTCAAAAGCTGGCAAGCTCATGATGATGCGGTTAAAAGCCTAGCTTGGTCTGGTGATGGCCAAATTATTGTTTCTGGCAGTTTAGACCAAACAATCAAACTGTGGAATATCCAAGGTAAACTCATCAAAACTTTCTCTGGACATACTGCCGGAATCACCAGTGTCAGTTTCAGTCCCGATAATCATACAATTGCTTCAGCCAGTATTGATGAAACCGTTAAGCTATGGAGTCCGCAAGGTTTACTATTAGGGACTCTCAGAGGACATAACAATTGGGTCAATAGTGTGAGATTTAGTTCTGACAGCGGAACTTTAATTTCCGCTGGTCGTGACAAAACTGTAAAACTGTGGCACTGGGATAATGTGCTGCTACGTAACCCCAAAAATGACCAAGCAGACTGGATTACAAGTATCAGTTTTAGCCCTGATAGCCGCAATATCGCCGCAGCTAGTCGTGATTCCACTGTCAAAATCTTGAATAGCAAAGGGGAACTTTTACGCACCTTACAAGGCCATCAAGGTCAAGTTTGGGGTGTAGCTTGGTCGCCTGATGGACAAAACATTGCCTCAGCCAGTAAAGATAAAACAGTCAAAATTTGGCAGCGTGATGGCAAACTACTGCATACATTAACAGGACATCGAGATACAGTACTGGGTGTAGCTTGGTCTGGTGATGGACAAATCATCGCTTCTGCTAGTAAAGATGCAACAGTCAAGCTGTGGAGTCGAGATGGCAAACTGCTGCACACCTTAAAAGGACATCGAGATGCTGTCAATTGGGTGGATTTTAGTCCTGACGGGAAATTGTTAGCCTCAGCCAGCGATGATAAAACAGTTATGATTTGGAGTCGAAATGGGAAACGACAAAAAATCTTAAACCGTCACAACCGTCCGGTGAATGGTGTGGCTTGGTCAACCGATGGTCAAACCTTAGCTTCCGCTAGTATTGATAGCACGATTAAAATTTGGAGCCGAGACGGTCAACTACTCAATGATATTCCTGGAGATGGAGATAGTTTCATTAGTGTGAATTTTAGTCCCGATAGCAAAACAATAGTAGCTGCCAGCGATGATAAGCTCAAGCTATGGAACCGCGATGGCATATTACTAATTGCCCTGAAAGGCGATAAGGATGAATTAACCAGTGTGACTTTTAGCCCAGATGGTAAAACTTTGGCCGCAGGTAGCGGTAAAGGTATGGTAATTTTTCGGCCGTTAGCAGATATCAAACTAGAGCATTTACTAAGACGGGGTTGCGATTTGCTACATGATTATTTACAGACTAACCCTAAAGTTAGTCAGAGCGATCGCGCTTTATGTTTTAAGTATTGA
- a CDS encoding TPR repeat-containing protein encodes MQQRRLFPKHTVLDSANDFNSRSYGFWLLKGITTGRRVDKSQFFTFYFLLFTFVLSPIAAKASDITQQLHRPLSSSNWQYSRDEADSLLRIGEQQYRSGNGAKTIDSCLQALDVYHSIGDVRSTGLTYELLAKAYIQQDRFKEGEDALRRRLAIARDTKDFQAQIFALNNIAAILLQEGETAAAGRTVQEALTIAQGVNNIEGQGLSLSNLGLVSARLGDYNQAIKLYETALTYRRQKNDPIGEANTLNNLGDAYLAAGNYPDTIGTYGLAMRLARINGDRTIQLRAIDGLVKAHTSVGRNERAFELLQERLVIAQELENLPEQLKTFESYAEFYEHLGNYSTAKNFYERAIAIANTLQDNKRELVLKDRLTKLQKKRN; translated from the coding sequence ATGCAGCAACGGCGTTTATTCCCAAAGCATACTGTTTTGGATTCTGCGAACGATTTTAACTCTAGAAGCTATGGTTTTTGGCTTCTGAAGGGTATCACTACCGGGCGACGGGTGGATAAATCCCAGTTTTTTACTTTTTACTTTTTACTTTTTACTTTTGTATTAAGTCCCATCGCTGCAAAGGCGAGTGATATTACCCAACAACTGCATCGTCCGTTAAGCAGTTCTAATTGGCAATATTCCAGAGATGAAGCTGATAGTTTGCTGCGAATTGGTGAACAGCAATATCGCTCTGGAAATGGTGCAAAAACTATTGATTCTTGCTTACAAGCTTTAGATGTTTATCATTCAATTGGTGACGTTAGATCTACAGGTTTAACTTATGAATTATTAGCTAAGGCTTATATTCAGCAGGATCGTTTTAAAGAAGGGGAAGACGCTTTACGCCGCCGATTAGCGATCGCGCGGGATACCAAAGATTTTCAAGCGCAAATTTTCGCACTAAATAATATCGCTGCGATTCTCCTTCAAGAAGGTGAAACAGCCGCCGCAGGTCGCACAGTCCAAGAAGCATTAACAATTGCTCAAGGTGTAAACAATATCGAAGGTCAAGGACTTTCTTTGAGCAATTTAGGTTTAGTATCTGCGAGATTGGGTGATTATAATCAGGCGATTAAACTTTATGAGACTGCTTTAACTTATCGTCGTCAAAAAAATGACCCGATTGGGGAAGCCAATACACTCAATAATTTAGGTGATGCTTATCTGGCTGCGGGGAATTATCCAGATACCATTGGTACTTATGGGTTAGCAATGCGGTTGGCGAGAATTAATGGCGATCGCACTATTCAATTACGCGCTATTGATGGTTTAGTTAAGGCGCACACTTCCGTCGGACGAAATGAACGCGCTTTTGAATTACTCCAAGAGCGTTTAGTGATCGCGCAAGAATTAGAAAATTTACCAGAACAATTGAAAACTTTTGAATCTTATGCTGAGTTCTATGAGCATTTAGGTAATTATTCTACTGCTAAGAATTTTTACGAAAGAGCAATTGCGATCGCCAACACTCTACAAGATAACAAACGCGAACTTGTGTTGAAAGATAGATTAACAAAGTTACAGAAAAAGCGTAATTGA
- a CDS encoding RNA-binding S4 domain-containing protein, with amino-acid sequence MLPREELLKGVENRDSVARVIDQAEQAIKTWEVVLTDFLSPPELAEIQRIFNRLTEVQLLAWGGYPQAERQRMAIARGELPLDQSQVGLVVLEIAGNFLFDTATHRDFLGAMLGTGIVREKTGDIIVLGERGAQVIVVPEMAEFLEMNLQQVRSVPVKTQRIDISELKIREPKKKELTTVEASLRLDAIASAGFGMSRSKMVDLIDAGDVRVNWKDITQASFQVKSGDLVAIRGKGRLEIGEVAITKKDRYRVQLTRYM; translated from the coding sequence ATGTTGCCACGAGAAGAACTGTTAAAGGGTGTAGAAAATCGAGATAGTGTTGCGCGTGTAATCGATCAGGCGGAGCAAGCTATCAAGACGTGGGAAGTCGTATTGACGGATTTTTTATCTCCGCCAGAATTAGCAGAAATTCAACGAATTTTCAATCGATTAACTGAAGTGCAGTTATTGGCGTGGGGTGGCTATCCTCAAGCAGAACGCCAAAGAATGGCGATCGCCCGTGGAGAACTCCCCTTAGATCAATCACAAGTTGGGCTTGTTGTTCTAGAAATTGCTGGTAATTTTTTGTTTGATACCGCTACTCACCGTGACTTTTTAGGTGCAATGTTAGGCACAGGAATTGTGCGGGAAAAGACAGGAGATATTATTGTTTTGGGCGAACGCGGGGCGCAGGTAATTGTGGTGCCAGAAATGGCAGAATTCTTAGAGATGAATCTGCAACAGGTGCGATCGGTTCCTGTGAAAACCCAGCGGATAGATATTAGTGAGTTAAAAATTCGCGAACCGAAGAAAAAAGAATTAACAACTGTAGAGGCTTCTTTAAGATTAGATGCGATCGCCAGTGCTGGTTTTGGTATGTCTCGCAGCAAAATGGTAGATTTAATCGATGCTGGCGATGTGCGCGTTAACTGGAAAGATATTACCCAAGCAAGTTTTCAAGTTAAATCTGGCGATTTAGTAGCGATTCGTGGTAAAGGACGTTTAGAAATTGGAGAGGTGGCGATTACGAAAAAAGACCGCTACCGTGTCCAACTGACGCGATATATGTAA